In Streptomyces rapamycinicus NRRL 5491, the genomic stretch CCGGGCGGCCGCCCGACCGAAGTGCAGTTCCTCGGCGACAGCGGTGAAGTAGACGAGCTCGCGGACCTCCAGTCTTTCCATACCCACACGGTATCGCTGCGTACCTGATCGGTGTTGGAACTCCCGGCCGCCCCCGTGGTGGGCTGAACGCATGACAGAAACCACAACTTCCCTGGTCACCGGTGCCAACAAGGGCATCGGGCGCGAGGTCGTAGCCCGGCTCGCCTCGCTCGGCACGAACGTCCTGCTGGCCTCGCGCGACCCGGACCGCGGTGCGGCAGCCGCAGCCGACCTGGGCCCGCGGGTGTACCCGGTCACCCTGGACGTCACCGACCGCGCCAGCGTCCTTTCCGCCGCCCGCTGGATCGAGGAGCGCGTTGGCCGGCTGGACATCCTGGTCAACAACGCCGGCATCTCTGGCGACCTCGCCGCCCAGAGCCCTGGCAGTGTCGAACTGCCCGCTGTACGCGAGGTGTTCGAGACCAACGTGTTCGGCGTGATCAGCGTGACCACCACGATGCTGCCGCTGCTCGCCCGCTCCCCCGCCGCCCGGATCGTCAATGTCAGCAGTGGACTGGGCTCCATCGCCCGGATGACCGATCCCGAGGACTACTTCACAACCCGGCCCCCGTTGGCCGCGTACGTCCCGTCCAAGACCGCACTCAACTCGCTGACCGTGCAGTACGCCAAGGAACTGCGCAGCCGCAACATCCTGGTCAACGCCGCCGATCCGGGGCCGTGTGCGACCGACTTCACCACCGCGTTCCCCGGCCTCACCCGCACCGCGGCCGACGGCGCGGCCGTGGTCGTCCGGCTCGCCACGCTGCCCGATGACGGGCCGACCGGCGGCTTCTTCGACGAGCACGGCCCGGTTCCCTGGTGAGCTGCCTGTCAGGGAACCGAGGGACGGGGTGGTGGGGGTCAGCCCGGACGGGATGGGCGAGCCGGAGACCGCGCCGGCGCCCGACGGGCCGCAGCGCCCGGGTTACCCGCCGGACCGCCCCGGCAACAGCCGACGGAAGGGTAGCGGACCGTCAGGCAGCCTTGGCCGGGTACTCGGTCCAGGTGCGGATGGGTGAGTCGGGGGCGAAGCTGGTCTTCGGTTCGGCGCGGGCATTTCGCCAGCGCACGTAGGCGCCGATGGCGGCGTTCTGTTCGCCATGGCTGCGGTGGTCGGTGCCGTTGAGGGCGAAGTAGCGCAGGGCGGCGAACTCGGACTCGATCCAGTTCAGCCACGATCCGTAGGTCGGCAGGAAGACCAGCTCGATGTCGTTCGCCGCGGCCCACGCGCGGACGTTCGGGTGCTTGTGAGGGGAGAAGTTGTCCAGGACGACGTAGAGCTTCTCGCCGGGCCAGCGGATGCGCAGGGACTTGAGTAGGGACAGGAACTCGCACCACCGTTTGCGGGGCCGGATGCGGTAGTACATCTTGCCGGTGGCCAGGTCGAGGACGGCAAGCATGTGCATCACGCCGTCGTAGCGGTTGTAGGTGGCCCGCAGACGACGTGGTGAGCGGTGCGGGCGCCATGCCTTGCCTTTGCGGGGCATGAGGTTGAGCGGCCCGAACTCGTCCACACAGACCACCCGGCCGTCGGTCGGCGGGGAGTCGTAGAGCGCCAGGATCGGCGAGCTTGGTCAGGCTCCAGGTGGAGAACGCGGAGATCTTCCAGTCGGCGGGGGACGTCCGGGCGATCAGGCAGATGTGCTCACGCACCTGGCCGCTGATCATCCTGGGGCGACCCCCGCTCCATTTTGGGTCCAGCGCCTCGAACCCCCGCTCGTTGAAGGCGTGGATGACGTCTCGCACATAGTCGGCGCTGACCTGCATCAACGAGGTGATGTCCGGAACCGACTGCCCCTGCGCGGACATCATCACCACGATCGCCCGCCGCAGCCGCACCGCATCCTTCGCGGTCCGGCTGATCCGCTGCAGCCGACGCCCTTCCTCCATGCTTACCGGCCGGACGAACACCCCCGGACGACGTCCCACGACCACCTCCACCATCACAACGTGGAAGCAGCCTGCCGCGCAACGAACGGAAGATCAATTACCCGACCAAGGATCCGAGCCATGCCACTAGCTGCCGCTGTCGCTGTTGCTCTCGGTCCGGGACGCGTCCTGGCAGCTTTCCGCGCCCTTGCACTTCTGGAGCGCGGTGAGGGTGCGGTGCAGGGCGGCCCGTTGTTCGGCCGAGAGGGACGCCTCCCGGTTGGTCAGCTGCTCGGGGTCGGAGTCCAGATCGTAGAACTCCCGCTCTCCATCGATGTATTCGACATAGAGGGAGTCATCGGTCCGCATCGCCGCGTAGGTCGGTGGATCGCCCGCGTTCTTGGGCGCCGCGTCGGGATCGCCCTTCTTGGACGCCGCCTTATGGTGCTCGACCAGGACGGCATCGCGCCACTCGTCCTTGGTCCGGCCGTGCATCAGGTCGTTGAGGCTGCGCCCGTCCACGCCCGACGGCGAATCCACGCCCGCGAGGTCCTGGAAGGTCGGGTTGAGGTCGACGTTCTCGGCGAGCTGGGACACCTTCTTGCCCGCCGGAACATCGGGTCCGGTGACCATCAGCGGCACGTTGATATCGGTGTCGTACGCGGTCTGCTTTCCGGTGCGGAGCCGGTGTTCGCCCATGTGGAAGCCGTTGTCCGACCCGAACACGATATAGGTGTTGTCCGCCAGGCCCTTGTCCTCGAGCGTCTTCTCCAGCTGACCGATCATTTCGTCGACCGCCTGGACCGAGCGCGCTCGCTTGGCGAAATTCCGGTCGATCCCCTGCTTTTCCTTCGACGTCAGCGGTGACAATGAGCGCTGCCATTCCGGCGCGTTAACGGTCGCCTTGTCATAGGCATCGGTCTGCGGAGCCTTGAGCCCCGGGAACTTGCCCTTGTGGCGCGGCGCGGGCGTGTAGGGGCCGTGCGGTGCGAACGTGGCCACCTCCAGCATGAACGGCTTCTTCTCTTCCGCCGAGGAGCCGACGAACGAGGTGGCCTTCTTCGACAGGACGTCCGTCAGATAGTCCTGGGGAGCCTTTCCATAGGGCACGACCTTGCCGTTCTCGTTCAGCTCGTAGTTGTACTCATGGTAGCCCTCCCCGGCGACGTCCCACTCGTCCCAGCCGGCGGGCACATAGGGCTTGTCGGTGCCGTTCTTGTCGCCCGGCTGGTATCCGTTGAGGTACTTGCCCATGAATCCGGTGCGATAGCCGGCGCGTTGCATCGCGGGCCCGAAGGTCTTCTTTTCGTTGTCGTTCTTCAGAAAGGCGCGGTAGCCGCCGTCGTCGCCGTTGTTGGTGAAGACACCGGTGTTGTGCGGGAATTGACCGGTGAGAATGGATGTGCGCGACGGGCAGCACAGCGAGTCGGTGGCGAAGAAGTTACCGAAGGTCATCCCCTTCTTCTGCATCTCCTGTACATGCGGCATGTACTTCACAAGATTCCATGACAGGTCGTCGGTGAGGACGTACACGATGTTGGGCTTCTTGCCGGAAGCCGAGGCGTCGGTGTCAGAGGTGGCACCTTCGGCCGTGTTCACCCCTCTGTCACACGAGGCCAACATCGAGATGGCCAGGGCCGCACACAGGGCGGCGAGGACACGTGGACGGCGACTGCCGAACATGGCGCAACCTCCTACGAGTTGTGCGTCTACGTCGCCGCGAACCGTAGGAGGCGGCTTTGTGTGATTCTTGTGAGTCGCCTACGGCGTGGCGGCGTGCTGTTTGACGAGTTCGTAACTGCGCAGCCGCGCGGCCGGCGCGTAGACCGGTGTGACCAGCATCAGCTCCTCCGCGCCGGTCGCCTTCGCCACCTCCGCCAGCCGGCGCAGGACGGTCTCGGGCGTGCCGTACGCCTGATGGGCCCCGAACGCCTCGACCCCCGCCCGCTCCTCCGCGGTGAACGGATGCGCCGCCGCCTCTTCGGGCGAGGGGAACGGGAACTCGCTGTGGCCCTTGAGGAGCCCGGCCTTGACGACGTTCATCGGGCCCGCCAGCCACCTGGCCTCGTCCTCGGTCTCGGCGCAGATGGTTTCCACGCACACCAGCACACGGGGGCTCTCGCACCACGGGGAGGGGGAGAAGTGCGCACGGTAGTGGTCGAGCGCGGCGAGGGTGTTGTCGGGGCGGATGTGATGGGCGAACGCCATGGGCAGGCCCAGCCGCGCGGCGAGCGCCGCACCGGCGTCGCTGGAGGCCAGCAGCCACGGCTCCGGGAGTGTGCCGAGCGCGACCTCCTCGACCAGGAACCGTAGCGTCGCCGCCACATCGTCCAGGTACTCGTCGTCCGTCGTCGGACCGGCGCCACGCCGCAGCGCCCGGGCCGTGGCCTCGTCGAAGGTGCCGGGACCGCGGCCGATGCCCAGGTCGATCCGGTCGGGGTGCAGTGCGGCGAGGGTGCCGAACTGCTCCGCCAGCATGATGGGGGCGTGGTTGGGGGCCAGTACACCTCCGGAGCCCAGGCGGATGGCCGAGGTCGACGCGGCCGCGTGGGCGGTCAGGACCACGGGCGGGAACGCGCCGATGGCGGGGGAGTGGTGGTGCTCGGCGTACCAGAGTCGGCGGTAGCCGAGGGCGTCGAGACGCTGGGCGAAGGCGGTGGTGTCACGCAGTGTGTCCACGGCTCGCGTACCAGCTTGGACCATGGCGACTTCCAGCGCGGAGAGCGGCACATCGATCATGCTGTGAGCATACGGAGTGCCGGTGGTGTGCGGCGGCGGTTCCCTGACCCCGGGCGTTCGGAACCCCGGTGGTCAGGGTATTCGTTGACGGTTTGGCCTACGAAAGAGGAGCGAGACCGCATGGCTGCCACGCTGGACGACATCACCCGCACTTGGCTCCGGGAACCCCGGTTCTGGCAGGTGGCCACGTTGAACCCGGACGGTTCGCCGCAGTTGACGCCGATGTGGGCCGATCTGGAGGACGGCCTGGTGGTGATCAACACCTCGGCGGGCCGGATCAAGGAGGAGAACCTGCGGCGTGATCCGCGCGTGTCGCTGTGCTGTATGGACACCGAGGACCCGTATCACCGGGTGGAGATCCGGGGCAGCGCCGTGCGCTTCGTCGAGGGCGATCCGGCCGTACGGGTGATGGACCGTCTCGCGCGGAAGTACCTGGGCACGGAGACGTTCCCCTGGCTGGCCCCCGGCGAGGTGCGGGTGGCGGTCTACATCGAGCCGCACCATGTCCACCGCGTGGTCGGCGTGGAGAAGTTCCGGCCGGGGGTGCTGCCGGACGCGTGAGGGCGCGGTTCGGGCGCGGGGGACGGACACGGGGGAGGAGCGCGGGGTGTACGAGGAACGATGCCACGGCGATGGAAATGGCGATGACGGTGGCGGTGGCGATGACGGTGGCGGTGGCAATGACGGTGGCGGTGGCCACGTCGGCGACGCGCTCACCGCCGCCGTCCAGGGCGTGCTGCGCTGGGCCACGGACGACGTACCGCGGTTCACGGAGCTCCTGGTATGGCTCTACCGGGCCGTGGACCACCCCACGAACTCCCCCGGGGAGGCCGACGCGGAAGTGGCGGCCCTGGGCCTGGACCGGCCGGGCCTCGCCCCGCTGCGCGAGCTGCTGACCGGGCTCGGCTCGGGCGAGGGCGACCCCCGGGCGCTGGCCCAGGACGTCCATCGCGGCGCGGACGTGGCCCGGCGGGCCCTGCGGGAGCTGCCGGCGCACAGGCCCGAACGGCCCCGCATCGCCAGGCTGCACGCCGCCCTGCTGGTGTGGGCTAACCTCCTGGTGCCCGGCACGATGGATTTCGGCGAACTCGACGAGGCCATGGCGGAGCCGGGGGCGGATCCCGACGACCGTCCCAGCGGCCCGGGGTATGTCGGCCTGGAGGAGCGGCTGGCCACTCTGGTCGATGCCGTACGGGTGTCCCAGACCGGCGATCTGGCACATCTGGAGACCAGCGCCGCCCGGCTCCGGGAGATGATCGACACATTGTCCGGGGACGGCGAGAGGGCCGCGACCGTCCGCCGTTCCCTGGCCGCCGGGCTGGCCGGGCGGCTCCATGAGGTGGCGGTGCTCGGGGGCAGCCTCCAGGCCGCCGACGCCGCGCTGACCATGGCCAGGGAGCTGCGCGCCGTATACGAGGACGAGGGCGCGCTGCCGTCCCTGAACACGCTGACCTCGGTGGTGTTCGCCGCGCAGCACGAGCTGGCTCTGGCCCGCCGCAGCGGGGACTCCACCGTGCTGCCGCGCCTGGTCGAGGAGTTGACCGGTCTGTACGCGATCCTGCCGCCCGACCAGGAGAACCGCTTCGCCCTCGCCGGCGTTCTCGCCGAGGTCCATCAGGAACAGGCCGCCCGTACCCAGGATCCGGAGCAACTCCGCGCCGCGGCCCGGTATCTGAGGGAGGTGGTGGAGACCGACCCGCGGGGGCTCGCCCCCATGCTCGCACCGTACTTCCCGGCCGTACGCGCCACCGCGCTGATCCAGCTGATCATGATCGAGCCCAGCCGGGCCGCCGCCGACGAGGCCGTGGCGGAGGTCCACCGGATCGTCGAGGGACCGCAGCCCTCCCCCCGCCAGGAACTCCGGGCGCGGTACCAGCTCGGCCGGGCCCTGCTGCACACGGCCCGCCACCTCGACGACCCGGATCTGCTCGACCTGTGCATCAGCGAGCTGTCCCGGGTCCGTCAGCTGATCGCCGCGGGCGATGGCCTGCCGCACACCGCCGACGCCCTGACACAGCTGTCCGAGGCCCACTGGCTGCGCCGCGACCGCGGCGGTCCGCGCGCCACCGCGGACCGCGAGGCCGCCCTGGCCGCCCGGGGCGAGGCGCTGGTCAGGGTGTCCGCCGACGTCCTGCTCCAACTCGGCTCCGAGGACGGCCTGTCCGTGGCCCGCTTCGGATCGGCACAGGCGCTCTGGCTGGCCTACTGGACCACCGTGTGCGGCCGCCCGGGCGACGCGGTGAACGCGCTGGAACTGGGCCGGGCCCTGGTGCTGCGGGCCGCCGCCGCGTCCCGTGGCATTCCCGAACTCCTCGAAGCCCGGGGACACCCGGAGCTGGCCCGGCAGTGGCGCGCCGAGGTCGCCACGGACATGACCCAGTCCGACACCACGGCCGCGCCGCCGGGCGGGGCCGCCGGGCAGCGGATCCCGGGCACCCTGCGACGCAGGGCGCTCGAAGCGCTGGGCGCGGGCAGCGGCGCGGACGCCTGGCGGCTGCTCGGCCCCCCGGACCTGCCGGCGCTGAGGGCCGGTCTCACCGCCTCCGGCACCGACGCGCTCGTCTACCTCGTCCCCGGGCAGCGCCCCGGCATGCCCGGCTTCGCCCTGGTCGTCCGCCCCGACACCGCCACCGACGCCGATGGCGCCCAGCCCGCCGTCCTGAAGCTGCCGCTGCTGACCCCCGGCAGCCCGCCACTGGAGCGCTACCTCGACGTCACCGCCCGGCGTACCGGGGCAGCCGGCGCCACGGCCGAACCGGGCCGTCAGACGGAGTGGGACGGGCAGTGGGAAGCGGCGTTGCGCGAGCTGTGCGACTGGGCCTGGCCCGCCGCGATGGGCCCCGTCCTGGCCGCCGTGGGCCCGCTCCACCAGCCGCCCAGGATCGTGCTGGTGCCGTGCGGGCCACTCGGCGCGGTCGCCTGGCACGCGGCCCGCACCCCGTACGGGACCAACGGGCGCGAGCACCGGTACGCGTGCGAGGAAGCGGTGCTCAGCTACGCCCCTTCCGGCGCCGAGTTCCTGCGGGCCGCGCCCCGGGACCGGCTGCCCACCACCGCCGGGCAGGTCCTGGTCGCCGACCCCGAACTCAGCCTCGTATGGGCCGAGATCGAGGCGGAGGCGCTGCACACGGCCTGCTACCCGGACGGCCTCCGCTACGGCGAGTTCCCCACGGCCGACGTCAGCGACGCGCCGGGGACACCCGAGGACGTCCTCGAC encodes the following:
- a CDS encoding SDR family oxidoreductase codes for the protein MTETTTSLVTGANKGIGREVVARLASLGTNVLLASRDPDRGAAAAADLGPRVYPVTLDVTDRASVLSAARWIEERVGRLDILVNNAGISGDLAAQSPGSVELPAVREVFETNVFGVISVTTTMLPLLARSPAARIVNVSSGLGSIARMTDPEDYFTTRPPLAAYVPSKTALNSLTVQYAKELRSRNILVNAADPGPCATDFTTAFPGLTRTAADGAAVVVRLATLPDDGPTGGFFDEHGPVPW
- a CDS encoding LLM class flavin-dependent oxidoreductase is translated as MIDVPLSALEVAMVQAGTRAVDTLRDTTAFAQRLDALGYRRLWYAEHHHSPAIGAFPPVVLTAHAAASTSAIRLGSGGVLAPNHAPIMLAEQFGTLAALHPDRIDLGIGRGPGTFDEATARALRRGAGPTTDDEYLDDVAATLRFLVEEVALGTLPEPWLLASSDAGAALAARLGLPMAFAHHIRPDNTLAALDHYRAHFSPSPWCESPRVLVCVETICAETEDEARWLAGPMNVVKAGLLKGHSEFPFPSPEEAAAHPFTAEERAGVEAFGAHQAYGTPETVLRRLAEVAKATGAEELMLVTPVYAPAARLRSYELVKQHAATP
- a CDS encoding PPOX class F420-dependent oxidoreductase, which produces MAATLDDITRTWLREPRFWQVATLNPDGSPQLTPMWADLEDGLVVINTSAGRIKEENLRRDPRVSLCCMDTEDPYHRVEIRGSAVRFVEGDPAVRVMDRLARKYLGTETFPWLAPGEVRVAVYIEPHHVHRVVGVEKFRPGVLPDA
- a CDS encoding IS630 family transposase, encoding MLALYDSPPTDGRVVCVDEFGPLNLMPRKGKAWRPHRSPRRLRATYNRYDGVMHMLAVLDLATGKMYYRIRPRKRWCEFLSLLKSLRIRWPGEKLYVVLDNFSPHKHPNVRAWAAANDIELVFLPTYGSWLNWIESEFAALRYFALNGTDHRSHGEQNAAIGAYVRWRNARAEPKTSFAPDSPIRTWTEYPAKAA
- a CDS encoding sulfatase family protein, with translation MFGSRRPRVLAALCAALAISMLASCDRGVNTAEGATSDTDASASGKKPNIVYVLTDDLSWNLVKYMPHVQEMQKKGMTFGNFFATDSLCCPSRTSILTGQFPHNTGVFTNNGDDGGYRAFLKNDNEKKTFGPAMQRAGYRTGFMGKYLNGYQPGDKNGTDKPYVPAGWDEWDVAGEGYHEYNYELNENGKVVPYGKAPQDYLTDVLSKKATSFVGSSAEEKKPFMLEVATFAPHGPYTPAPRHKGKFPGLKAPQTDAYDKATVNAPEWQRSLSPLTSKEKQGIDRNFAKRARSVQAVDEMIGQLEKTLEDKGLADNTYIVFGSDNGFHMGEHRLRTGKQTAYDTDINVPLMVTGPDVPAGKKVSQLAENVDLNPTFQDLAGVDSPSGVDGRSLNDLMHGRTKDEWRDAVLVEHHKAASKKGDPDAAPKNAGDPPTYAAMRTDDSLYVEYIDGEREFYDLDSDPEQLTNREASLSAEQRAALHRTLTALQKCKGAESCQDASRTESNSDSGS
- a CDS encoding CHAT domain-containing protein; translated protein: MYEERCHGDGNGDDGGGGDDGGGGNDGGGGHVGDALTAAVQGVLRWATDDVPRFTELLVWLYRAVDHPTNSPGEADAEVAALGLDRPGLAPLRELLTGLGSGEGDPRALAQDVHRGADVARRALRELPAHRPERPRIARLHAALLVWANLLVPGTMDFGELDEAMAEPGADPDDRPSGPGYVGLEERLATLVDAVRVSQTGDLAHLETSAARLREMIDTLSGDGERAATVRRSLAAGLAGRLHEVAVLGGSLQAADAALTMARELRAVYEDEGALPSLNTLTSVVFAAQHELALARRSGDSTVLPRLVEELTGLYAILPPDQENRFALAGVLAEVHQEQAARTQDPEQLRAAARYLREVVETDPRGLAPMLAPYFPAVRATALIQLIMIEPSRAAADEAVAEVHRIVEGPQPSPRQELRARYQLGRALLHTARHLDDPDLLDLCISELSRVRQLIAAGDGLPHTADALTQLSEAHWLRRDRGGPRATADREAALAARGEALVRVSADVLLQLGSEDGLSVARFGSAQALWLAYWTTVCGRPGDAVNALELGRALVLRAAAASRGIPELLEARGHPELARQWRAEVATDMTQSDTTAAPPGGAAGQRIPGTLRRRALEALGAGSGADAWRLLGPPDLPALRAGLTASGTDALVYLVPGQRPGMPGFALVVRPDTATDADGAQPAVLKLPLLTPGSPPLERYLDVTARRTGAAGATAEPGRQTEWDGQWEAALRELCDWAWPAAMGPVLAAVGPLHQPPRIVLVPCGPLGAVAWHAARTPYGTNGREHRYACEEAVLSYAPSGAEFLRAAPRDRLPTTAGQVLVADPELSLVWAEIEAEALHTACYPDGLRYGEFPTADVSDAPGTPEDVLDALPGGGSPAAVVHICCHALAGPDPTRSALWLAAPPTGPEEAGRLTVARILDAAATEQPGGAGPLVVLSACETDLSTRDHDEALTLSTALVARGAADVIGSRWAVNDAPTALMMAVFHDFVTAHGLAPVDALRAAQLWMLNPRREPPPTLRGELRGEATRTDLDHIHFWAAFTHQGNPAARDTR